The following nucleotide sequence is from Harmonia axyridis chromosome 5, icHarAxyr1.1, whole genome shotgun sequence.
AAACCAGCAACttttacaaatgaaaatattttagctgctATCATAAGTGTAATCAGAAGAGATGTGAATGGAGGATTTAAAACTTCCAAACAAAGTAACTCCTATATTCACATTTTACTTATCAATTTGTTGACACATGCTTATTCCGATATAGGATCCTGGCCCGAAGTTTTTGTTAAGGTGAGatcaaatttataaattttttttactcaGCATGAGGATCATTTCAGATAcgagtattttttttcagatttttgtaGAAGATGCCTTAGGAGACAGAATATGGATTGACAACCCATACTGTAAACCATTTGTTGATAATATCATAACTGCTTTTAATACAAAGTTGCCCCCAAAATCACTTTTTCTTTGTGAAAACTGGAACTCGGTAGTTCGGGATACTTCAAGTCCTCTTACAATAAATAGTATTGATGATGAAGAAGGTAAGATCCGTATAAACAACTTAAATCTTACAAAGTATCATTGTTAATAATCTTTTTAGTcggttatttttgataatagatAACTCAGAATGTTCACAGCTTATACTAATAATATGCTActgtaaaataaatatttgacccattttcttttcaatgatttgggtttgaaatcagaaagaacaagattatttccataaattgaTGACCTATTTCAAGTTTATCTAATCTATTGTCTGTTCCAGCATTTGGTGAACACAAAGGTATAGTAGATGGGTGGAATACAAAGATTTATCCCAGATATAATCAGAATCAGGATGGTGTTGAACAATTTGTTTTGGAAGCTTTGAAGGAACAACTCAATAGAAGACAGCAGCCAGAAACAATAAGTAAAAATTTCATCAGGTTTTTAAGCATTGCTTGCGGTCTTGTTGAGATAAGGGTAATAGCCGTTTCAAGAATTGAAACATGGTTACATAATCACAAGCACATGAAATCCGCTCAAGAACTTCTAGCCTATTTGTGCTATAATTGTTCAGCAAGTACTCCACGGGACATGGAGGTATTATCTTCTACCATTTTCATTAAGATATTTActgatattgatttttttctggataGGTCATCTCGCAACTAAGTAAACTTCGTCTGAAAAGTAAGCCTATgcttattttcttcaacaacTGCTTGAAAGAAATGGTTTATTCATCACCAACAAATCTTTATCCTCTAATGAAGTACACAGTCTACAATGAACTATCAAACACAAGAAATAACAACAATCTTGTTGTTGTTGGTGGATTATTTCAAGTTGCTCCAGAGGCAAGTGCCGATGCATTTGCCGATATTTGCCTCGTAAGTTTAATGAGATTGATGTTACCcaagaaatattaataataaatttttttcaggaattattgCTGAATAAGGATGACTACTTACGATCTGTAAGAGCTttgttgaaagaaataaatagagTTTCAAGACATGAATTGAATCTTTATAATGTTGTTCACTCCTTACTGAAAGAGAGGAGAGATTTTACAGCAAATGTCAAAGACTCTGAAGTGAGAGATCGGGTATTCCTGGCAGTCGGTGATTTGGCCACAATGTGCATGCTTTTATGTGTGAATCCTACTGTGCGTGATGCTGTGAGTCAAGCTAAAAGAGATACAAACGTATTAAAAGCTTTTCAAGTAAGTCATATAGTCTTTCATATTATCACAGAAATATACAGATAATTTTCTAGGCGCAAGTTAGCCAAATTCAGAAAGAAGCAGTAACTTGGTTACAAGAGTCCGCTATGAGAATCTTCAGACCAAGTGCTAGTGATTACCATCATGTGTTGTTAAAAGTGTTATTTTTGGAACAAGCCGAACATTACTGCAAAGTGGATTCTTGGCCTGGTGAGttctttttttataaattgaattaGATCTGGATTTAAATCCACTATTCCACAtttcttcatatatttttttgctGATAAACGTATACATCTCAAATGAAGAATCAGTTTTGTTCTGAATTTTACAGTTGTAAATTAAAATTTACGAGTTTCtgttaatattgaaaatttctatgATATATGCAGAAATTTAACCCTTGATGAGTGTACTCAAGTTGTTCAATCAAGATTTggagttattaaaaaaaaactaagtcAACTTTTTATGTCCTTTAcattgattttcaaaattttaataatcTCTTTTAGGCTTTTCAAATGATATATTTCTGGTACTTTGGTTATCTAAGTGAATGATCAAATACTGTGTAGGTATTGCTTTTAATTTAGCTGTATAAAGCTTAGAGCTCATTTGAGGACTGTTAAAGGAATACTTTTCAGTgttcaaatataatttcatataaattatattttagaaATCTGAAATTATGGTTTCAGGTGAAAATGAGCGCAATTTATTCTTGAGGCTAGCAAGCGAAGTAAGACTCCTTGAGGGCACAGTAGTAAGAATACTATTGATTGGAATGTCGAAAGAAAACGTAGTACATCCAAATGAAGCATTAGATATAATCGAGCAATTAATCAAAAGAGCCGCCAATCTTCCAACGGATCTGGATCCACCTTTGAGTATAAACAATTTGGACATATTTGAAATGTTCTTCAATCTTTGCAATTATGTCTATCCAGAAAACATTGTTTTTCCTCCTGGATATGTTCCTCCAACTTTGGCACTTAGTGTGTCCTATTGGAAAGTTTGGTTGATTCTCTTAATTTTGGCTGCACATAATCCTACAACAGTTGGTAATATTGCATGGACAAAATATCCAACTCTTAGAATGTTAATGGAAATGTGCATCACAAAGTAAGTTTTAAATATTCTAACTCTTATATGATTTTCTCTCACAACCCGTTGTTACACTATgttttttttcctattttcatAACTATTTCTGGGCTGAATTTCTTATAGTTATACACTATGACCTTATGAGCGTTGTTACCGGTCTAATTCTAGTTATATTTGAGgttatgtttttgttttgttcatACCTTTTTGTGTTAATACAAAAATTACACAATCAGTTAGaagtgaaattgaaaaaaagagaTTATATGTTACTGTTATAGGCACCGTCTTCCCTAATATGTGTCATTTCAAGCCCAACAAGTAAGATTTGTGTTGGTGGGCctgattttttgacatttcagaggaaaaatatcaaaaatcaagTTCGATTGAATATAATGGCACCAAAATAGGCTTGAATGCATGCTTATTTCAAGCAGAACTAGGTTTAGACCCAGATTTAGTTCTGAAGAAGGCATAGGGGATAACATTTCATTATGCCGTCTGAAATTTTACTTAACAAATCTGATTACAGTTATTTCTCATTTCCACCACCTACAATGGTGTTATCAGaggaagattttcaaaatagagAACAACAAATTATAACACTGGAGAGGcagaaaattattgaatttgaaacaCATTTTGCCGCAGGCTGTAACAAAGCCGAAATTACAGAGCAAAATAGTTTCTTGCTGCATCAGTGTATGGAACTGAAGCCAGAGGGTGAAGTAAGGAGGCCTACACCTCAGATATTGGAGCAATTGCAAAATCTAAATAATAGCCATCGATTGGGACATCTACTTTGTAGATCAAGAAATCCAGACTTTTTATTGGATATTATGTCAAGGTTAGAAAATTATTCACTTTATCTCTATATTGAAACTTATGTGAAGTCAGTAGCTGTTTGTTCAAAtcgatattgaaaattaaaaaatttaaacgCAAAATTTCATATGTACATTTTACTTCAacataacgagcgttcatttaaattcgaagttaggagtgctgtggagaaatttgaACTGGTTTTCCGTGACAACGAGTTCcacttagcttgtaccatatcactaacatttgtttacatacttcgaatctgggagaattttaatgaacgcttgTTACTTCAGCAATTTGATCATCTGAAGTCGAAGCTTCCTGGTCTATAAAATGCCATGAAATCATCATCAAATCAACTTTAAAAAATGATAAAgcttataaaaataattaatgaatgcTTGAAAGGTTGGATTCTCCCCTTCCAATATATGCCATTTTATATCGGCACCAAATTGTGGAAGAAGGAGATCATCCACTAAAATTTGGCTATGTCTTTGAAAGTgtagtttttgttgaaatttacaAATTCTAAAGCCAGAAAATCGAGGTGTTCATTACTAATTCGACCACAGTGTATTTATCTTCGTTCTATGGGGAAAATTAAccgttttttctgttttccagaCAAGGAGGTACTGCGCATATGCCATGGTTGGCAGAATTAGTGCACAGTTCTGAAGGTGCAATGGCTCATCTTCCAGTGCAGTGTCTCTGTGAATATCTTCTTTCCACTGCACCTGCTGAAAAATTAACCAAACAAGGACAGTTATTGAGTCATTTGAGGACGGTAGTTAATAGCAATGATCCTCAAATGGCATGTGAGGTTTTAGAATATCTTTTCAGGCGATTAACTTCAGATCATGGAGCTAGTAGAACTCAAGCCACTAAAGGTAAAATTCAggctatttctttatttttctcttATACTTCAAAAAGCgtccaaattttatgaaatatactataaaagtttcatgaaattattcaaatcaaaaagTAAATAAATTGATTGTATCCCCTTCAAAATAGACAACtattggaataatatttcttcaCCAATGAGTAATAATATAGGTGTTCATAGGTTCTTTTAAAAGAATAGTCGCAGTCATCATTTCTTGCTCTTTAGCGAAATTAAATTCTATATTAGATGATGGCCAGCTAAATAGAGAACACTCATACACAAGTGTTTATGATAAAGTTAAAACTCCGCGTGAGTATAAAAAATTGTTACGCTAACTTGGgataaaaaaaagttcttcaTACTCTTTCGActaaatatgtatatgtatatataataaGTTCTATTTTAATTGAATTGAGACTTAACTGCGTTTTTTCGCAATAATAGACGGATTTAttaacaataaataaattaatgatataAAAAGAAACCTGCAATAATAGAGGGAAACAACATTTAAAGCCTCTATCACAATTCTCAAATAAAACTGAATATCTTTTTGAgaattccaaaatttcaattattaacaTTCCAGGTAACttgaatcaaaaaagaaaactaATGGAAAGGAAAATGCACTTTACATATATAGTAAAACAATTGTAAAAATATGTAGATCGAAGCCTCTAAAATTCAATAAAGCGAATTTCGTTCAGTATATCTTTTACTATGTGTATTAAAACTTTTCGGGAAATAAAAAAGCACTCTAGAGTTTGTTGTATTGCAACAGCGATTATGAAAGAAGGAAGATTAGTATTGCAACCTTTAATTTACAGTGAGCAGATAGATTATGAAACAAAATACGAATACTTAACCTGTATTATTTTGATGTACGATTTTGACCTAATTTCACCTAATTGACTGTTGTCCTATTATCTTATCTTCATGCAATAGTAAAACTTTTGTAAACCTCTGTCTGCTTCTTcttgtgaatgaaaatttcataattatataattttcaggTTTGATTCTAATACTTTCTCCTACTGAAGACACAGAAGTGAACACCAACAATACTACATGGCTCACCCACTACATCTATCAGTTTCCACACTTTCTTATCATAAAACCTGtactaattcaatttttacgtcAAGCATTGCAATGTGAAACCAATCCAGCACGTGTTTCCagttatataaatttcttatcaacaCAAGATTGTATTGAACCATTCTCAGAACTCAGCGACTTGGTAGCAGACTTATCTTCAGTCATAATAGAAAGACACAGTGTAGCATCTTATGTGTTATCCGGTGATAACAATCCTacattaaaaaatttgatttcaatattttatcttCATATTAGAAAATCTTTAGAGTATGGAGAAGAGACAATTAATGCTCTACAAAATTTTACAACCAGCGAGTATGTACTAGTAACTTGGCCAACTGGAGAACAGAGTGTTATGCTCATTCTAGTTATTCATGCAGCTATCGTACTCTTAACTTATGGTCCTATTGAAGACTTTGAACCTTTTAATTTACTGCTCAATATGTGGTTTCCAAAAGATTCTGAACATCCTAGAGCTTATCACGTTGAAACAACAGAGGAAACTTCTTATTTGCCAGACTGGATTAAATTGAGAATGATACGTTCCAATGTTTCCCATCTAGTCGATGCAGCCATAGAAAAACTAGAGCCACAAAAACTAATATTATTTATCCAATCCTTTGGTATACCAACGAATTCTATGAGCAAACTGTTGTGCACTTTGGATAAAACTACATTACAAAATCCAAAATTGGTAGTGGATTCTGTCTTAGATAAGACATATATGATTCAACTTGTTGAAGTTCAGAATAAGAGAGGTGCAGTTGGTGGAGACACATTTGTTAAGGCCATAGAGATGCAATTGCCCCCTGTTCAGGATGTAGATGTGAATTTAAATCTAGAGACTAAGAAACCTCTACCTCTGGTTGCTAAGAAAACCTCTAAacaattgaatgaaaaagaagTTGTCAATTTATGTAAGAATCTCTTTGACCCAAGATATCTCGGTGATAAAGATAAAATTGTCTCACAAATAGTGAAGGTAATGTATCAGTTACCtgctttttttattaaattaacaCATTTCATATTTTACAGGCTACTGCTGAAAGTATACCGTTGTCAAATATTTGTTTCAATTACTTGAAATCTTTAGCAGATCAATTTATAATAACCACAGTAACTGATTTCACATCggtttctttatttttcaaaattttattgaagaataatttGAATCAGCCAGGTATTGCAGAATTTGCTTCAACCCTTTTGAAATCGattcccaaaaaaaattcttcaattgctgctgtactcacggaatttctgaaaaagtcCTTGCATATTGAAGTTGAGGAGGAAGATGCTGTGACAATGCCTCAAAAGCATTCCATTGAGCAATTCTTCAAAGATTTTGATAAAAAAGAGgattttccagaaaatatattacattcattgttttctgCTTTGGAAAATGGCAGCAATACTGGAGAAAATGAAATACTGGATAATAAAGAATTACAGGTACGTTTTTAAATATCACCAGACTATCTCGATATAGTCGAAATTCAGTAAGATATTAGCTGTGTGCTTCAACAAAAAACACTGTACTGTTCCtgttaatattttaaaatctGAGGTcataaattaatattaattttttggaatattttatgTATATATTGACAAAGTCTGTTAACATAAAGGATGTCTGtgtgaaatataaattaaatagaGTATAAGGTGGCAAATGATATAGTATACTAGACCtggttttttattgttttaaaacgacttttttttttcagaagataaTATTCAGGAGGAAAAATGTTTCCTGCCGGCCATTCTTCATGTCTCTTGCTCTTCAGAAAGATAGCTGGCAAAATTTGCATAATCTgatgcaatacatatttgaacaAGATGTCTCAAACATATGTCCTGTATCTGCTCTAGACTATCTGACTGCTCTCAGTCAAAGCCCAAAATTGTGGCAGGGTAGAGACAAAGCTTTTTCCAAGCATGACCAATTTGATGATGTTCTAAAGTTAGATTTTAATCAGGTTGGTAGAGCGAAAGACTGCACTAACTGTTTAGATTCACAAACAGAATATATTTCTAcatagaaaatatttcattttcagctcACACTTGTTGTGCAATTTATTTTGGAGGAAGCGAAGTTACAAAAGGAGAACTGGAAAACTAAAATGGAGTTCAGGCTCCAACTTTTGTTAAAGTGCATCGGAACGCATGCTCCTCAAATTGTTAAGTCGCTCCTAGAATCTTCTGATGAACGTTCCCAGGAACTGATGTTATTGATTTATATGTCCCTTCCTGCTGCTGGTCAAGGACTGGTAAATTGAATTGTTAGTTGAATATAAGGAAAgagttttaacaattttttttaggtgaatgagaaattaaatttatcaaaAGAAGCATATTCAAAGAATTGCCCAAGTGCTGTTGATCAACTTTCTCATACGTTGTTGAGTGCCTTAACTGCAACACCACGCGTGAAAGATTGGAATAGAAAGAGTGCCGATCTTAATGTATGTGCTAGAAAGCTAGCTTCTACACATCCAATATTAATACTCAGGCAGCTGCCAATGTTAGCAGGTAAGAAAATTTTTGCGTTCAAGAATAAGTTGAATCTCATATTTTTCGTATTTATATAACAAATTGAAGTTTGCCAACTTTCTACTTGAACATGATTTTCTTATTGTGTGCATCAATAACATAGACTAGTTGACTGGCCCACCTGGTGGTGACACTTAAACAAGCTTTTATCTGAATcttatattaatatttattacaGTACCTTACACCTTACATGAACATTTTCAAAgtttttattatgaaattataaGATAACCTACTAAATGAAACTGATTTATGTGTTACTCTTAGCTGCTATTTTGTTTGCATAaatggtaacattttgactgtTATTCGATGCTGCATAAATGCACATTGAAAGTATTAGAAGAAATATTATGTCTGACAAGTATACAACTCAAATAATTAAATTCGATGGACAAAAAAATCCCATTAGTTAAATAAAGagaatttcatattgaatataataatatgaatGTTTTGTTCattacatagagtaataaactatatatatatatacaaaatacttacatttttccataaaaatcaaaattattttgtagaattcaaaaatgtCAATAATACAAGGCAAAGTGTTCCGTACTTTTTCCCTATTCATTCTTCTACTTTACGTGAAAGGGGTACAGAATACATGGCAATCAAGTTATTTAATGTATTACCGAAACATCTACAGGTCATTTCTAATCACGGGACCTTTAAGAGAAAAATTCACAGGCTAATTGTGCAGTGTGAACCTTACTCAGTCGAGGAGTTCAGGGTTTATTGTTCTAGATAAGTCTTCTCATTATTATTGTATTCTTTTTTCTTGTgacttgtttcatttttatttgtgtaatatttcaatattttgtacgaataatcattgaaattaataaacttattctattctattctaaacATAGATAGACCTGCAGATATGTATTTGTCAAAGCACACTACAAATCAAATGTATTTTTTAGGTAGTTTAAAAGGAAGAGCCCAATATGATTGGAATGTCATGAAAAATAGAGGACACTTGAACCTTTTCCGTCAAATATTTGGATTAATGGAATTACTTCAGCCCATGATATTTGAACAAACTAAAGCTTTAGGAGATCTTCTTGATTCCTATTTTCTTCTTTTACAATATCACGGGCATTCCAAAGATTTATACGGTCTAGTACAGCGTTTGgtgatttttattcaaaattggaTGCAGAAAGATATAAAATTAGCATCCAAATATCTTCAAGATAAAGGATCAATTATAAAGTAAGTAAAAcacttttcaaatgaatattttgataaaaagCACTAGGTTAAATTATCAATCAAGAGATATTCATATTCAGCtatacatttttcaattatggCTCATTTTCACGATGATAGTTACTGTCGTGACATCAAGTATCGCAAGAACTATCGCCATTCAAATTACTTAATAGTTTCTATCACACAGTCTCAACAGCACTCTCGTACTATCTCATCAGGCTCAGTATTCTATTTATGTTACATGTAAGATTGCATGTGGGAGAATACCGAACATGTTATAGACATAATAAAGTGTGGTGTATAGTGTagccaaagtcacttgaactagtcgataaaaacgcttggccaaatgtttctttgaagtggatacctcTATCCGCTAAATACTGGGGTttttttgaaagtattgttaagcaataaattcattcaatttctggaaaTTGGACAACCCTTGCATAATCAAAACATTCTggtttcctccaagtgactttggatatactataacataataattgtgttaaaaaaatttttattctcttAATGAGTTTCTCTctgatgatattttgaatatattgtagTATGTGTATTTGCTCTATGTAAACACTTGGTGTATTGGTATGAATaaagggtatggtccgtatatcgccgagaatttcagagcgggtactagtggttttcaatgtgtCAGGTAACCTGCTCCGTATTCACGGACCACTTGAcaacagaattttggaggttataaatggttgacctctttcaatttgtaaataactaatagttcttaatggctctgaagggtatttgttttgttttgtaattaaaataataaagtttttgggtgttagatgtcatggaagATATTCataacaataatctgaaaattaaaatgacaactgccaaccggagtgggcgtggttacctaacctaaccagaataaaagtacggttgctctggtgacagataaatcaccgaagtttgaggaaatagtcaccggtttttgagtAATTTGACATATACAGAtcaccaacttactaaccatagtaactaaggtgatatacggaccatacccaaattattgttattatattctCATGATAGTTTGGGAACCTTCATGTGTTTCCCTCCTCGACTAACAAGAAAACTATCACAGAAGTACTTTTGTGAGAGTCCTATCATCATTAGAATAAGCCTCTATACATTCTCATAAGTAGTGTATACATATAATATGATACTGATCATTTATTATCTTtcagtgaaattcaattttaccAACCAGCTATCAGACCACTCCTATCAAATATTTCTCTTCCAACTGGAGAACAAAACACTTCAAGTGAAATTTTAGTAGGTACTGTGACACCCAGGGTATCGGAGCCTCTTCCACAAAATTGGTGCGTTCTTTTAGCAGCATTACAGGatactgaaaatatttctgcttTATATGAACTGGAACATCTTACTGCAAAACGTCCTGAACTGCTCAAACATACTTTGCATATTCTTTACAACTGCGTTAAATCGTCAAATGGAGCTATTAGATCCATAGCAattaatttaattcttaaatgGTTAAAGTTCAATCCTAAGGCATCTGAAGAAGCCCTCTCTTTTATTCTTACAAGTTTGGACAGTGATAATGGAGATATTATTATCAGTATTTTGGAAAGATTACCAGAAATTGTGTGTGTAATGCAAGAATATGCAAAGATTATTTTGACCAGAGTTTTCAAACTTGGAATGAAATCTACAATAAATACATCAGTTGTAATACAAGATAGTATCAACATGTTATGTTTGCAATCTGgatgttaaattttgaaaaactatgtataataagaataaattatAACTTACCATATCATTCTTTAGAAAATGTTACATAATTATGttgattgtttttattttattttgtattccaACAGTCCATctatataaattttaaaatagaaGCCCTAAATTTACTCAACAAtagtatttttaatttgaatggatatttacaaaaaaaaaaaaagctgtTCCATTTAGTGTAGCATTATGCTTTCTTGTTCACTGAAGTTCCTAAGCACTAATTGCTCAACCTAAATCGCCTCATCAAAATCGGAGCAGTGGAATACTGAAATTGAGATCTCAGAAATTCCACATTTGAATTTCCACAAAGCACACTGTATATccagaaataaatcaaattcctACAGAACCATTTTAAAACAAAACCAAAGATTATTCCAAAATTCACAATTTCTTGAGATATCGAGGCCAAAGAATTTTGTGCATGAGCAATTTGGTTAAGAATTGTAGAAATTTAAAGCTCTTACAAGAAGTTTCAAACATACAGAGAGAtacaaatatattttatgagtgaaaattctaaatttagACCGAAAATTTAACATTCCCAATCgatcaaaacttataatcagtgatattagaaaaaaaaaaaaattttggcttcatttcaagaattattaaaTGCAATTTGCAATAAATGAACCAACTATTGAAGATCGAAAGCCAATTTTACGCATTGTGTTCCTCTAAAACCTTTTCTTCAGCTTTTTAGGTAATGTAAAATAATTGTAAAAATTGCTATTTGATGTCTTTGAATTCAATTAATGTTATGCCAAATATATAGgtgaataaatgaatttcttcacaaaaaaatggaattttgatTTCGCATTATATAGCCAAATAATTGAAGGCAAGAAATTGTTCACTGTGTGTAGCACTACTTCTCTTTACATTTAATTCATTATGatataaatatgatgaaaagacATGATTAAAACAATCAAATTATAACTCAATTACTGAATACAAAATCCAAACTGTTTGAAaggaatttatttgaaatatacaataattttattaatgaatCATTTTAAACAATCTTAAAATGGGTATTGATTACCAATGTACAGAAATAATAGTGATTTTGCATTGAAACACTAAATATCTGctctaaataaaatattaataattaatatttagttCCATCATAGTATTATACTATGGTTCCATCTTGGCATCAACATCTGTAGAATGGGCAGATCCTACTATTCATTACGCATGATCATATTAAAGTGAAAACTTCATTTCATCAATGCTATTTGTTAACTGTGAAATCATGTTATATCCTCATCAAATTGGACTTTTTCTTCATCACAGATTTATTTGAACTCCTTTTCTTCGGAATAGTCAAGTCATAATTATTGTTCGTTCTTTTTGTCGTAAGAACTTTCTTATCAGTATCTATTACATTTCTTTTAACAAAAGATATATCATAGTTTCGAAAAACAGATACTCCGTAACCGGGATTCAATAGTTGCTTCAGATTCTCTCTGCGAAGTTCTGAAATTCTAGAAAATACCTTAAGTCTAAGTTTTGGGTCATGAAAGCAGACTTCTCTAAACCTTTTACAAGTCATACAGACACTTAGTAAAGAATCAGCATCCAAGTTCCTGAATATCAGAGAGATTAATTCAACAGGAAgggttttgaattgatttacaCAACTAGTAAAACCTACAGGAAGCACCCTGGTATCCATTTTCTCAGAAATAAAGTTGGTACTATAaagttatgaaataataattattcaaagcATCTTCGTTTGAAAAAGTTAAACAAAAACAACTTACTAAAAATTACAATCATAATATAACCACAATCTTTATTCACACCATACACCTAATATCATTATATtaggatattattattattatattaggatattaggtctatggatcACACTCAACTATTTATCTACTAAACTTacctacagtccattcaggaattattgacatcgaagtaggccatgaacgtctagtcgcggctttatttctggttacaaaaatatcactaaaaattgctatggttcatcatagaaataaccagttcaaattattttcatcatttttgtatccgaaagatcctgaattttcgaaattacgaatatgacgaagggacgcatacagtcatgatttcataaattgaaattcagataatataacgtaaaaatatagtgaaatgctatctcatttcaatgaaatccaatgaagagatatctattcattgaaGAGTctcccatgaaagatcccattgaagatcattaaaatatgcatattctttttcaccaaaggctcttcaaaaattgttgcattactgatgtacactggataccaacctgcttgcaaaattcttatcaaataactcttatggatcattttaactgtggtgtctaaactggcgaagaaaacagaaaaaactggttgataaatttaaatagtgtagcttagtgaatggaagagccatatcataataagacagaaataaaattcaaagaatccatttagtatatgaaaaattttgacatcacagttgtactgtaactttcaaaattggaaccaattcaTCAGCcaatgtgt
It contains:
- the LOC123679902 gene encoding integrator complex subunit 1 produces the protein MDRSKPIPGTRGPKAKMTQQPPDMFIALGAKQSSSSRDDSKRPTTLSKPSTSHMPSTSSKSGEKLKREASSLSLSNVPVKKMKVSLPGARSAAVPTLHSNERTQVGAEPWETLALECEASDLFENIMNNINIGNSDKAVGYILGAIRTIKNQRFKLCKITYSSLLLTCGCKPATFTNENILAAIISVIRRDVNGGFKTSKQSNSYIHILLINLLTHAYSDIGSWPEVFVKIFVEDALGDRIWIDNPYCKPFVDNIITAFNTKLPPKSLFLCENWNSVVRDTSSPLTINSIDDEEAFGEHKGIVDGWNTKIYPRYNQNQDGVEQFVLEALKEQLNRRQQPETISKNFIRFLSIACGLVEIRVIAVSRIETWLHNHKHMKSAQELLAYLCYNCSASTPRDMEVISQLSKLRLKSKPMLIFFNNCLKEMVYSSPTNLYPLMKYTVYNELSNTRNNNNLVVVGGLFQVAPEASADAFADICLELLLNKDDYLRSVRALLKEINRVSRHELNLYNVVHSLLKERRDFTANVKDSEVRDRVFLAVGDLATMCMLLCVNPTVRDAVSQAKRDTNVLKAFQAQVSQIQKEAVTWLQESAMRIFRPSASDYHHVLLKVLFLEQAEHYCKVDSWPGENERNLFLRLASEVRLLEGTVVRILLIGMSKENVVHPNEALDIIEQLIKRAANLPTDLDPPLSINNLDIFEMFFNLCNYVYPENIVFPPGYVPPTLALSVSYWKVWLILLILAAHNPTTVGNIAWTKYPTLRMLMEMCITNYFSFPPPTMVLSEEDFQNREQQIITLERQKIIEFETHFAAGCNKAEITEQNSFLLHQCMELKPEGEVRRPTPQILEQLQNLNNSHRLGHLLCRSRNPDFLLDIMSRQGGTAHMPWLAELVHSSEGAMAHLPVQCLCEYLLSTAPAEKLTKQGQLLSHLRTVVNSNDPQMACEVLEYLFRRLTSDHGASRTQATKGLILILSPTEDTEVNTNNTTWLTHYIYQFPHFLIIKPVLIQFLRQALQCETNPARVSSYINFLSTQDCIEPFSELSDLVADLSSVIIERHSVASYVLSGDNNPTLKNLISIFYLHIRKSLEYGEETINALQNFTTSEYVLVTWPTGEQSVMLILVIHAAIVLLTYGPIEDFEPFNLLLNMWFPKDSEHPRAYHVETTEETSYLPDWIKLRMIRSNVSHLVDAAIEKLEPQKLILFIQSFGIPTNSMSKLLCTLDKTTLQNPKLVVDSVLDKTYMIQLVEVQNKRGAVGGDTFVKAIEMQLPPVQDVDVNLNLETKKPLPLVAKKTSKQLNEKEVVNLCKNLFDPRYLGDKDKIVSQIVKATAESIPLSNICFNYLKSLADQFIITTVTDFTSVSLFFKILLKNNLNQPGIAEFASTLLKSIPKKNSSIAAVLTEFLKKSLHIEVEEEDAVTMPQKHSIEQFFKDFDKKEDFPENILHSLFSALENGSNTGENEILDNKELQKIIFRRKNVSCRPFFMSLALQKDSWQNLHNLMQYIFEQDVSNICPVSALDYLTALSQSPKLWQGRDKAFSKHDQFDDVLKLDFNQLTLVVQFILEEAKLQKENWKTKMEFRLQLLLKCIGTHAPQIVKSLLESSDERSQELMLLIYMSLPAAGQGLVNEKLNLSKEAYSKNCPSAVDQLSHTLLSALTATPRVKDWNRKSADLNVCARKLASTHPILILRQLPMLAGSLKGRAQYDWNVMKNRGHLNLFRQIFGLMELLQPMIFEQTKALGDLLDSYFLLLQYHGHSKDLYGLVQRLVIFIQNWMQKDIKLASKYLQDKGSIINEIQFYQPAIRPLLSNISLPTGEQNTSSEILVGTVTPRVSEPLPQNWCVLLAALQDTENISALYELEHLTAKRPELLKHTLHILYNCVKSSNGAIRSIAINLILKWLKFNPKASEEALSFILTSLDSDNGDIIISILERLPEIVCVMQEYAKIILTRVFKLGMKSTINTSVVIQDSINMLCLQSGC